The following is a genomic window from Paenibacillus sp..
CGCTCGGTTGGACGTTCGGCTGGACGACTAACGCGTACGAAGAAGCCCGCTGCCGCGACGGCGGCGGTTCCTCTTCGGCTGGACGGAGGAACGGGGAGCGCATGCGCTCCCCGTTCAACGTCCCGTCGAATGTCGCGGCGTCTTTTCCTCGTAGGACAAGCATGGCTTGCCGGAGGAGGAAAGGACGGCCGCGCTGGGCATATATTTGGTTTTGAACCCGTACGCCCTGCAGCCCTTCGGAAAATTCGGATCCCAGGTCACGTAATAATGCGCGCATTTCGTGCAGTTGATTCGTTTCGTATCGTTCATGAGAACCCCTCGCGGTCTGATCAATTTCGATTATATGCGGTTCCTCGCGTCGGGGCAACCTGCTATAATAGGATGATAGATTTCAATTGAAAGCGCGGAGGAAAAGACATGAGCGGGAGCGAACAAACGTATCTGGGGCTGTTGCGGCATCTGTTGGAGCACGGCGTCAGGAAATCGGACCGGACGGGAACGGGGACGATCTCCGCGTTCGGATACCAAATGCGATTCGATTTGAACGAAGGGTTTCCGCTGCTGACGACGAAGCGGGTGTCGTTCAAGCTGGTCGCGAGCGAGCTGCTGTGGTTCATGAAGGGCGACACGAACATCCGGTATCTGCTGCGGCATAACAACAACATTTGGAACGAATGGGCGTTCAAAAAATGGGTGGAGAGCGACGAGTACGACGGACCGGATATGGCGAATTTCGGCCACCGCGCCCAAGAGGACGACGCGTTCCGGGCGCAGTACGAGGAGCAGATGGAGGCGTTCAAGCGGCGCGTGCTCGAAGACGACGCGTTCGCGGCGAAATACGGCGAGCTCGGCAACGTGTACGGCAAGCAGTGGAGACGGTGGGAGACGTCGCGGGGCGAGACGATCGACCAGCTTCGGGGCGTCATCGAGGACATCAAGCGGACGCCGGATTCCCGCCGCTTGATCGTGACGAGCTGGTCGCCGGAGGACGTCGCTCCGGATCGGGCGGCGCTGCCGCCGTGCCATACGCTCTTTCAGTTTTACGTAGCCGAAGGTAAGCTGTCGTGCCAGCTGTATCAGCGGAGCGGCGACACGTTCCTCGGCATTCCGTTCAACATCGCGAGCTACGCGCTGCTGACGCATTTGATCGCGAAGGAGTGCGGCCTCGGCGTCGGGGAGTTCGTGCACACGATCGGCGACGCGCATATTTACGTCAATCATCTCGAGCAGATCCG
Proteins encoded in this region:
- a CDS encoding thymidylate synthase is translated as MSGSEQTYLGLLRHLLEHGVRKSDRTGTGTISAFGYQMRFDLNEGFPLLTTKRVSFKLVASELLWFMKGDTNIRYLLRHNNNIWNEWAFKKWVESDEYDGPDMANFGHRAQEDDAFRAQYEEQMEAFKRRVLEDDAFAAKYGELGNVYGKQWRRWETSRGETIDQLRGVIEDIKRTPDSRRLIVTSWSPEDVAPDRAALPPCHTLFQFYVAEGKLSCQLYQRSGDTFLGIPFNIASYALLTHLIAKECGLGVGEFVHTIGDAHIYVNHLEQIRTQLSRDPRPLPTLTLSGAKTSVFDYELEDLVLEGYNPHPAIKAPVAV